A window of the Hordeum vulgare subsp. vulgare chromosome 5H, MorexV3_pseudomolecules_assembly, whole genome shotgun sequence genome harbors these coding sequences:
- the LOC123399331 gene encoding cation/H(+) antiporter 2-like, giving the protein MARPMDCDLDRELQNVSLDTLFLIILQAVVVVALGKFIHLSLRRHNQPSAISQILAGIMVGSLGLHEVIVHVDVVNVEDTYGWYVSQARIFYMFYVGLDADVASLWNDKHRCTIATYASVATCLLLAAFVSGGMYGSMMHTPVRSPELLAAVLMLTLANTSSVDVSRMAAELGLTATATGRLVVGAAIATNVICIVGEGVFSCMKLASGRIPGYSASQRLGLGVLALFKVGIVLALLRPAVEYMNRRNAGRHRIGNWELALILIAVSYIGDFPRRVGFDGMPASLLLGLAFPREGPVARTLTHALAYPLHALALPFYFGTMGMRLKFSAMSGAVVVPATLLTILGLIGKCAGTMGAARFLHMPLGDAARLGVLLNIKGHVNMIDMSFASSEGIWAEQALMAMVMGSMISTVIAGPVFAVVYRREREAYLCNGHRTLERLVPDQEEELRMLACVHGARAAPAMLSLVELLASKPAVQPAVHVLHFYDAARKHARAGTGGAKRYHEQVQLDSDKHWDRMDDAATQVNWTVDLFASITGLVIRQIDTGDRGPVTNLKTIRRCTEEVHADVLLVPYHKEQHYDGRMLCRWEDRRELNLNVLERAPCTTGILADRPFRRGGTSFQLPTKISTSEETPGSSRDDRAAAPTHVAAVFLGGPDDREAVALACRLAKNDTVHLTVVRFVGPGKHDHTGVQTARGDDDADGEVSVVVDDPDECCMAALHREYVAKELASYVEKAVGGGADVVEALRRMAGAYALVVVGRGGRQPAELLAGLECGEMGPIGDILASDESLEMGSVIVLQQKKAVSTAFGLDPPPPAGV; this is encoded by the exons ATGGCGAGACCCATGGACTGCGACCTGGACCGCGAGCTCCAGAACGTGTCCCTGGACACCctcttcctcatcatcctccaggccgtcgtcgtcgtcgccctcggcAAGTTCATCCACCTCTCCCTCCGCCGCCACAACCAGCCCAGCGCCATCTCCCAGATCCTC GCGGGGATCATGGTGGGGAGCCTGGGGCTGCACGAGGTGATCGTGCACGTGGACGTGGTGAACGTGGAGGACACGTACGGGTGGTACGTCTCCCAGGCGCGCATCTTCTACATGTTCTACGTCGGCCTCGACGCCGACGTCGCCTCGCTCTGGAACGACAAGCACCGCTGCACCATCGCCACCTACGCCAGCGTCGCCACCTGCCTGCTCCTCGCCGCCTTCGTCTCGGGGGGCATGTACGGCAGCATGATGCACACCCCCGTCCGCTCGCCCGAGCTGCTCGCCGCCGTGCTCATGCTCACGCTCGCCAACACCTCCTCCGTCGACGTCTCCCGGATGGCCGCCGAGCTCGGcctcaccgccaccgccaccggccGCCTCGTCGTCGGCGCCGCCATTGCCACCAACGTCATCTGCATCGTCGGGGAGGGCGTCTTCTCCTGCATGAAGCTGGCGTCCGGAAGGATCCCGGGGTACAGCGCGTCCCAGCGGCTCGGGCTCGGCGTGCTGGCGCTCTTCAAGGTCGGCATCGTGCTCGCGCTGCTCCGGCCAGCCGTGGAGTACATGAACCGGCGCAACGCGGGGCGGCACCGCATCGGGAACTGGGAGCTGGCGCTCATCCTCATCGCCGTATCGTACATCGGCGACTTCCCCCGGCGCGTCGGCTTCGACGGCATGCCGGCGAGCCTCCTGCTGGGGCTGGCGTTCCCCAGGGAGGGCCCCGTGGCGAGGACCCTCACTCACGCGCTTGCCTACCCGCTGCACGCGCTGGCCCTGCCCTTCTACTTCGGGACCATGGGGATGCGGCTCAAATTTAGCGCCATGTCCGGCGCCGTTGTCGTGCCCGCCACCCTCCTCACCATCCTCGGTCTCATCGGCAAGTGCGCCGGCACCATGGGCGCCGCCAGGTTCCTCCACATGCCGCTCGGGGACGCCGCGCGCCTCGGCGTCCTCCTTAACATCAAGGGCCACGTCAACATGATCGACATGAGCTTTGCCAGCTCCGAGGGGATTTGGGCGGAGCAGGCGCTGATGGCCATGGTGATGGGCAGCATGATCAGCACCGTCATCGCCGGGCCCGTGTTCGCCGTCGTGTACCGCAGGGAGAGGGAGGCGTACCTGTGCAACGGCCACCGGACGCTGGAGCGGCTGGTCCCTGACCAAGAGGAGGAGCTGCGGATGCTCGCCTGCGTGCACGGCGCGCGCGCCGCGCCGGCGATGCTCAGCCTCGTCGAGCTGCTGGCCAGCAAGCCCGCCGTGCAGCCCGCTGTGCACGTCCTGCACTTCTACGACGCCGCGCGCAAGCACGCGCGCGCGGGCACCGGCGGCGCCAAGCGCTACCACGAGCAGGTCCAGCTCGACAGCGACAAGCACTGGGACCGTATGGACGACGCCGCCACGCAGGTGAACTGGACCGTCGACTTGTTCGCGTCCATCACCGGTCTCGTCATCCGGCAGATCGACACCGGCGACCGCGGCCCCGTCACGAACCTGAAGACCATCCGCCGCTGCACGGAGGAGGTCCACGCGGACGTCCTGCTCGTGCCATACCACAAGGAGCAGCACTACGACGGCAGGATGCTCTGCCGGTGGGAGGACCGCCGCGAGCTCAATCTGAACGTGCTGGAGCGCGCCCCGTGCACCACCGGCATCCTCGCGGACCGCCCGTTCCGGAGAGGCGGCACCAGCTTCCAGCTGCCGACCAAGATATCCACGAGCGAGGAGACGCCGGGGAGCTCGCGGGACGACCGGGCCGCCGCGCCGACGCACGTGGCCGCTGTCTTCCTCGGCGGGCCGGACGACCGCGAGGCCGTGGCACTCGCCTGCCGCCTCGCCAAGAATGACACAGTCCACCTGACCGTCGTCCGCTTCGTGGGGCCCGGCAAGCACGACCACACCGGCGTCCAGACGGCACGCGGCGACGATGACGCCGACGGGGAGGTGTCCGTCGTGGTGGACGATCCCGACGAGTGCTGCATGGCGGCGCTCCACCGCGAGTACGTGGCGAAGGAGCTCGCGTCGTACGTGGAGAAGGCGGTGGGCGGCGGGGCGGACGTGGTGGAGGCCCTGCGGAGGATGGCCGGGGCGTACGCGCTGGTCGTGGTGGGGCGCGGCGGGCGGCAGCCGGCAGAGCTGCTGGCCGGGCTAGAGTGCGGGGAGATGGGCCCAATCGGGGACATCCTCGCGTCGGACGAGTCGCTGGAGATGGGGTCCGTGATCGTCCTGCAGCAGAAGAAGGCCGTGTCGACGGCGTTCGGCCTCGACCCACCACCGCCGGCAGGGGTCTGA